One segment of Ignavibacteriales bacterium DNA contains the following:
- a CDS encoding polysaccharide biosynthesis/export family protein: MANNKIIFIPFVILLHSISVAQILPTYSERSFNSFSDSTFSKYMQASEGVIDPDEYKVGPGDNIFIAISGIEERDFNLLINHEGFLYIPRIGAVDLRNKSLEEAKLLIRSSLEKTLGMLIFTLLLVKLEK; the protein is encoded by the coding sequence TTGGCTAACAATAAGATAATTTTTATTCCATTTGTAATTTTACTCCACTCAATAAGTGTAGCTCAAATATTACCAACCTATTCAGAAAGATCGTTCAACTCATTTTCAGATAGCACCTTTTCAAAATACATGCAGGCATCTGAAGGAGTAATTGATCCGGATGAATATAAAGTTGGACCTGGAGATAATATTTTTATTGCTATTAGTGGAATTGAAGAGCGCGATTTTAATCTACTAATCAACCACGAAGGTTTTTTATACATCCCAAGGATTGGTGCGGTCGACTTAAGAAATAAGTCCCTTGAAGAAGCTAAGTTACTGATCAGATCAAGTTTAGAAAAAACTTTAGGAATGTTGATATTTACATTGCTCTTGGTGAAGTTAGAAAAATAA
- a CDS encoding class I SAM-dependent methyltransferase — translation MRCRKTYIILARKDFDVTAVDLSGNLLSIAKQSAQNKNLKINFIQSDIRKFETFEKFNLVLNLFTSFGYFETDEENFSVLKKAYDLLEIGGYFVLDFFNSLFLKQNLIEFSEENFNNTEIHQFRKIKDKRITKKIVITKNGNLTQFEESVRMFTKDELVDAIQKIGFDIYKTFGDFLGNEFEQFSSPRLIMICKK, via the coding sequence TTGCGGTGCCGGAAGACATATATAATTCTTGCCAGAAAAGATTTTGATGTAACTGCTGTTGATCTGAGTGGAAATTTATTATCAATTGCAAAACAATCCGCACAAAACAAAAACCTGAAAATAAATTTTATTCAATCTGATATTCGAAAATTTGAGACCTTTGAAAAGTTCAATTTGGTATTAAACCTTTTTACAAGTTTCGGATATTTTGAAACTGATGAAGAAAATTTTTCAGTTCTTAAAAAAGCCTATGATCTCTTAGAAATTGGTGGATACTTTGTGTTAGATTTTTTTAATTCACTATTTTTGAAACAAAATCTCATTGAATTTTCAGAAGAGAATTTTAATAATACTGAAATACATCAGTTCAGAAAAATTAAAGATAAACGTATAACAAAAAAGATAGTTATAACAAAAAATGGTAATCTAACTCAATTTGAAGAATCTGTAAGGATGTTTACCAAAGATGAGCTAGTCGATGCTATCCAAAAAATTGGATTTGATATTTACAAAACATTTGGTGATTTTCTTGGTAACGAATTTGAGCAATTTAGTTCACCACGATTGATAATGATTTGCAAAAAATGA
- the recR gene encoding recombination protein RecR — protein MQIAEPLLIAIEELSKLPGIGRKTAQRLALHILKNDQDAVNKFLKAIADLKTKLFFCKRCFNITEEDLCEICKSVKRDTTKICVVEEASDVIAIEKTNEYNGLYHVLGGVLSPLAGVSAHDLKIKELLSRFENENITEIILAINPDTEGETTSLYLARLIKPLNIKVTRIARGIPIGGDLEFADEATIGRAMLNRLDL, from the coding sequence TTGCAGATAGCAGAACCACTTTTAATTGCAATTGAAGAATTGAGTAAACTTCCGGGAATCGGAAGAAAAACAGCTCAAAGGTTAGCATTGCACATTTTAAAGAATGATCAGGATGCTGTTAATAAATTTTTAAAGGCTATTGCGGATTTGAAGACAAAATTATTTTTCTGTAAAAGGTGTTTTAATATCACAGAAGAAGATCTTTGCGAAATTTGTAAAAGTGTAAAGCGAGATACAACAAAAATTTGTGTTGTTGAAGAAGCGAGTGATGTTATAGCCATTGAAAAGACAAATGAATATAACGGACTTTATCACGTTTTGGGCGGAGTGCTTTCTCCACTTGCAGGAGTTTCTGCACACGATTTAAAAATAAAAGAGTTACTATCAAGATTTGAAAATGAAAATATTACTGAAATAATTCTTGCAATAAATCCTGATACTGAAGGCGAAACAACTTCACTTTATCTTGCAAGATTGATAAAGCCATTAAACATAAAAGTTACACGCATCGCACGGGGTATTCCTATCGGTGGTGATTTAGAATTTGCCGATGAAGCCACAATCGGAAGAGCAATGTTAAATAGACTTGATTTATGA
- a CDS encoding YbaB/EbfC family nucleoid-associated protein, with protein sequence MKGGMQGMLKQVQKMQDEMQRVQGQLGNMTVTEEAGGGMIKAKANGMKELISIEIDPQVIVSEEKEILEDLVVAAVNKALQSANKMAEEEMAKVTKGMIPPGLNIPGF encoded by the coding sequence ATGAAGGGTGGAATGCAAGGAATGTTGAAACAAGTGCAAAAAATGCAGGATGAGATGCAGCGTGTGCAAGGACAACTAGGAAATATGACAGTAACCGAAGAAGCTGGTGGTGGAATGATTAAAGCAAAAGCTAATGGAATGAAAGAGTTGATTTCGATCGAGATTGATCCTCAAGTTATTGTTTCTGAAGAAAAAGAGATTTTAGAAGATTTGGTAGTTGCAGCGGTTAACAAAGCTTTACAATCAGCAAATAAAATGGCAGAAGAAGAAATGGCTAAAGTTACAAAAGGTATGATTCCTCCCGGCTTAAATATTCCAGGATTTTAA